From a region of the Buteo buteo chromosome 7, bButBut1.hap1.1, whole genome shotgun sequence genome:
- the SLC25A36 gene encoding solute carrier family 25 member 36 encodes MSQRDTLVHLFAGGCGGTVGAILTCPLEVVKTRLQSSSVTLYISEVHLNAVNGASINRVTRISPGPLHCLKMILQKEGPRSLFRGLGPNLVGVAPSRAIYFAAYSNCKEKLNSIFNPDSTQVHMISAGVAGFTAITTTNPIWLVKTRLQLDARNRGEKRMSAFECVRKVYRSDGIKGFYRGMSASYAGISETVIHFVIYESIKRKILEYKTASAMDNEDESAKEASDFVGMMMAAATSKTCATSIAYPHEVVRTRLREEGTKYRSFFQTLSLLVREEGYGSLYRGLTTHLIRQIPNTAIMMSTYEVVVYLLDG; translated from the exons atgTGGAGGTACTGTTGGTGCAATTCTGACATGTCCACTGGAAGTTGTGAAAACACGATTGCAGTCCTCCTCTGTCACTCTCTACATCTCTGAAGTCCATCTCAATGCTGTGAATGGTGCTAGCATCAACAGAGTAACTAGAATTTCTCCTGGACCTCTCCATTGTTTGAA gaTGATCTTGCAAAAGGAAGGTCCTCGTTCTCTATTTAGAGGGCTGGGTCCTAATTTAGTAGGTGTTGCTCCTTCCAG AGCGATATATTTTGCTGCTTACTcaaactgcaaggaaaagtTGAACAGTATTTTCAATCCAGATTCTACCCAGGTACACATGATTTCAGCTGGTGTGGCAG gttTTACTGCGATCACAACAACTAATCCCATTTGGCTAGTAAAGACACGATTACAGCTTGATGCAAG GAATCGTGGAGAAAAGCGAATGAGTGCTTTTGAATGTGTCCGAAAAGTTTATCGATCAGATGGTATTAAAGGCTTTTACAGAGGAATGTCGGCATCCTATGCAGGCATATCTGAGACTGTTattcattttgttatttatgagagtattaagagaaaaatactggaGTATAAGACTGCTTCTGCCATGGACAATGAGGATGAATCAGCAAAAGAAGCTTCAGACTTTGTTGGCATGATGATGGCTGCTGCCACTTCCAAAACTTGTGCAACATCAATAGCATATCCCCATG AGGTTGTACGAACAAGACTAAGAGAAGAGGGAACAAAATACAGATCTTTCTTCCAGACACTGTCTTTGCTTGTGCGAGAAGAAGGGTATGGATCCCTCTACCGAGGTTTAACTACACACCTGATCAGACAGATTCCAAACACGGCTATCATGATGTCAACCTATGAAGTGGTAGTCTACTTGCTTGATGGATAG